The DNA window GGGATAACCTGGTCTACCACATCCCACACCCCAAGACACTATACCTATTAGATACGTTtaacacacacaccacacacacatataagTTTCACGTAAAACAAATATTCCGAAATAAGTACAGTAAGGTGGATTCTgcgaatttttacatttgtgtAAATATAAAGTGATATACGGAGATATACGGAGATATACGGAGATATACTTTATACAATATgcttattcaaataataagaaacattaattagtaatggtaaattaaatattatttaaaaaattatattattattataacgaaatataaatgtttctctCACCTGCTATTTCAAGCCTATCGGCTTCTTGAACGAGAAGAGGACCGCCACTGTCTCCTTGACAAGAGTCATTGCCACCTCGACCGGCGCAAATCATATTATCGCTAATTCGATTCGCtcgatatttcatttttcggCATTGCGCCAAGCTATATATTGGGACTTGCGCTTCTTGCAGTTTCCCAGGCAACATGCCTCCTTCCGAAGTACGACCCCATCCCACTACTGtcccttcttttccggcaggaTCGATTCctgcattaatatatataaaatacaatatttaatatcttagaAAAGACGATTGATTAATTCAGTGAGCATTACCTGGTTGAGGTAAACAGATTGGTCgaaccttttttgaaaattttacggGCTtgcgtaattttaataaggCTATGTCATGATTGTAGGAATTCATATCGAAATTCCTATGACGTATCACAACACTCACTGCTCTCATAACGGCAACTCCATCAGTATTTACGTATTGATCGTAATCACCAAGTATTACTCGAATTTTCGATCgttttaaactaaaataaaaatatcgattaaatCGTCATAACACATTCGATAAGATCAAAATATGAATAAGgcgcatatatatttttaatattgaagttTATATCAGAATTTCCGCAAAATACTTAATAACattcataataattatgacacatttatagtaattttgtaatttcaatagttgtatattatagttttatccATTGTATTATCTATAAACTTATTGGGTAGAGACATACTTCCGTACACAATGGGCAGCGGTGATTACGTAATCGTTGTTGAGCAGACTAGCACCACAGTGGAAATGACCGTCGTACACCAGCCTTGCGACCCAGGGGTATCTATTCGGTAGCGTAGGACGTCCACCCACTATTCGATTCTCTTGATTAGATAAACCGCATTCTATAATCCAATatcaacatttaaatatttttattgtttaaaaatataaatttaaccaatgattacttctgtagtaaaaaagataatagaaaatatgttacataagttgaaatataacaatttaaatgtacattatatattaaaaaatttcaattattcttaaaattaataaagtaatcaCGATAAAAAAGGATAAgaacaatttaatttgtgaATGGAATTCTTACCGCACGTGCAGAGCCTATCTTCGTCTGAATCACTATTATCGATAACGTCGATACCGAATATTTCATCAAATAAAAACCTTCCGGTACGAATTTgcgaactattcgaaaaaaattcctgaaagaAATACGTAATTACCTAGTGCCATTCAAGTGCGCTCACTTTCCACTGCAAATACGACATAAACGATGAGAGAAAGTAACCATGATCAGAATAATGGGTCAAGGCCTTAAGCTGTTAAATTATCCTCGATACTGACTAAATATCTTATGTGCGTAAGTGTTGCGTGCACGTAATGTTTACATGAATCTTTTAATTCTGATGTTTGATTGATTACAGCCGTTACTTAAAACACACATCTTATCTCATTAAATAGATCGTATAACATAGTGTCGTTGTATGCTAAATAACGTCagaaaatcttaaataaaagcACGTTAAACTCTGAAATTAAAAGCATTATTGTTTAGGATTTAcaatgattattaaattattatcaacgATATTATTAACATGTAATACTGTTGTTAGTTAcacaataaaagttattttaaggattatatatattgtattatacattttgtaaatatttgttgtGCACAAATgaaaattagtaatatataattgttagaTATCATgctataaatttaacaattgaaattttaGAGGAAAGAGAAGCCTAATATTCTTGTACTTTGTAAGCTAACTTTGCTTTGATGTCTCGATCTAATTATATCTTACAGTATACTCACAGATGTAGCTGGAGCCATTTTAATCTTTCGATGAAATCTATAGCCTTCAATTGGTATGGATATTATAAGTGTCGTGATCAAGATTAGGATAGAGAGCTTGCTACGAGACACGAGTAAAGGCATTTTCCCATTTGTTGTTCACGAAATGCACAAGTATCGTTCTGAATCACGGATGCGTTCTTCCTTTCATCGATGGAGCACCGCACACCACGTGTTTTGCTGGATTCCACGACCGACATGCATTATATTGAGCCCGTACGAACATTCGGCCACGATTTCGTTCTCCGCTGTCGGAGCGGCTTCCCCGCCGTTCTTTTCGCCTTCGTGAATTTTACAGAGAAGCTGTGGATTCTGGTTTCGCCGAAGATCACCGTTGCTCGCGCACGCTTTCACCGCAGCTCCACAAAGAAGTCCAACTGATCGACCGAGAGCTAGCCGGTCTTTATGGTTGCGAAGAAAGTTTTTCTTTCACTCTCGCGCCTGCCACCATCGCCGGTCCCATTCAGTACACGTGGCATAAACGTGGTGAATTCTCTCAATTTGGAATCATTAATGTCCTTCCTTTTCACGTAAGAATGGAAAGCACGTACGTCAATGGAAGCTTTCGCCGTACGCAATGCCACTTCATATTGTTTCTTATGtgattaacaattttcttaatctctctcgtttttctcgaataatTTTGGATTACCATTAAGCCCtaatgatataatatgtattgtaCATGAGTTAACGAGGAAAAAACACGTTTATGCAAGTACGTATGTATATCTTTAAGATGTACATATTTGCATGAACTAATGCTTTTTATATcattctttcaaaattttatggtACAATCTTAATAACTAATTCTACTGgataatcaattttgtaaataatcaaCATGCATTTGATATAaagttttctatataataatatttttttagtttaaactCTCTATACCCTCTTCTTCTTCAAAATGCAAGGATTACTCAGAGCTAGATATATACCATTATAAAAAGACACATTCAGTTCATTACAGTTCTGTTGAAATAGTccataatacatttataacaaaactTTAGTTGTTatctaatgtaaaatattggtgctttcttcgtttcttaagttaaatagttattattttatttgtttctttcaACGGCAAAAATGTCACGGAAAGAAGGCAGACAATGTCCTCAAATAAGCTATCAACGATAGTGAGGGATAAACTAATTTggacaattatattatactgaACATAAGTAATGACTTTCGTTGAAGTAACAGTATAAACCATAAAGATAACATAAACCAtagaaatacattatttttaatttatatctaaaagATTAGAGgccaaataatgtttattaagaataaactATAAGGTAACCGAAAAAGCATAAGTATAATGTGGTCTTTTGACATTTATcagtattaataaacataatttaatctGTTTTGAGATTATTGAGTCCGtagataaaattgtttttctttttatagtatatatttagTGTACTTTAATTTGGGAAGAATCACGTAGTGCAGGTAACGGTTTAACGGTTTCACTAACCCACATTTATCGATGAAAGTAAAACATCTCAAACCGCTGACCTGgttttactttattacacgtttatgcaaatattttaatattaaatgattttatctaatatatttttacaattcaaatatgtcattagactcgtgaaaatggcatgtggtaatatttatcgcaataacctgttaataatatagttaCAAACGCACGTTTCAGCCTGCGTAAATTCAAGCCTGACTCGCGCATCgccgtttattaatttgttgacattttcacgagtctaatgacatattataatattaaatagcttttatattaaataaattgaaacgtTGTTACTGTCATTGGCAGTTCTTGTTTTCTTGAGATATCGTTGGAAACTGCGATAGTCTAACGTGTAACAtctgatattataataaacatctCACACAGCAAGCATATCAAAAAGACGTTGAGAAGATATCCCGAAAAAAACTATTACCTAAATATATCTTCGTGGGATGAGACTTAAGTTAAGTTAGAGAGTATACCAAGTATCACATACCTAAATGTTACGTAagtattatatagaaattcgTGAGCAAGAACTCGTCATACATTGAGAAAGAGTTTCGTGTCAATCATAATATTTGGCAACGTAACGATTAAGATTCCATCTGGGCCCGCAGTATTGgtcgttctttttcttgtacattattttacatatataacaatgCACGCATATgattaagtatatttttactaaaatttatgtttacataattaaagtaattatttcaaagtatgaatttacaattaattttgcaattttttcctGATAAGATCATCTTCTAAGAGACACGATATATAGTGTCTCGCGTTAAGTATACGCGCAGCGAGACCGTACCGAGTATCTTTAcgcgattttaatttatataaatttttatattagttattataattttttattcataaatataagttCTATTGTACATAATTACTGACAATACAAAATGTCCTTTCTAAGAAACTGGTATTACCCACggtatgtaattattttatctgctGCAAGTAAATTGATTTCAGATGCATATATCAATCTAGATAAAAGATGTGGAATAAATTAGTaactgtttattaattaataattatttattaatcatagTATCTGATAATACAAGTGTCTGATGATACAAAAACTAGTGCTACAAAAATTCTGTTTtctagtttttttattatatgactGCATATATGTTTACGCAATtgttatagattattatatcttttgtgCGTAAACTACTAATACATCATATAAATCCAATGTAAGTTcctgattattatatattgatttatagttaatttttctttttagaaattcaCATGTAAGTGTATTCTTGAATTCTTCCATCAGATCTTGTGGCATGTCTTCAAGAAATGTTAAGAGGGATATTATCGAgtctgttaaaataatatacgtatgattataaaattaacgtatacataatttataataatgttttaaaattattacttcttGCATATTTTTACTATGATTTACTTAAAAACTGTCTCAATTTTTCCTCAGAATAGCTCGCCTCCCGAAGACTGCAATGGTGAATTGTAAATCCGACACTTTGAAGTAATTCTTTTAAGTCTTTGCGAGCATTATTTGACCCATGAAacggaaaaatgtttttcatcgTATcctatataaacataaaaataataattaacattttatagtgcaagagtaataaaataacaaaacctgtaatagaaataaataatgagaaagcaaatcaaatattaattaaagtttaataatatatttgccGGTATATATTGCGCAAAGCGGATGTTCCGCTCCAAAATTTTGTAAACATCACACAGATCATGAGatgctattatatataaaagtatagtTCCATTGGGTCGTagcattttatacatattccTAAAGGCTTGTCTgttgaataaaacaaataattgtatatctaaattaatttttttaaaaacaccttttattaaaatatttttcaatatatcagtatattttttaatgcaattatataaaaacacataatatatttatatattttgcattctTATGTCTATTGCTCGTTTTTCAAATtatgctattatattatattatgaaaatgtgTGTCATATTATAGAAATTGAACGGAACACTTGTTCTGTTCAAAAAGTGAAGCACACATGTACAATATgtttgcaagaaaaaaataatttacactagtttaaaaagtttaaaaagcCTTAATAAGGCTTGTTTATCAATAAGGGAAATACATTTTAgccttaattatattttatataatatattgcttACCGAATGTCATTGCACCATTGCAAAGTGTGAAacgaaaatatatgattaaattcaaaaatatatttcttaggtatatttttagtttgaaTATCCAATACTTCAAAGTGGAGCCGTTTTTCATCGCTAAGTGTTTTATTCGCATATTTGATCATGCTTTCCGAAATATCCGTACCTTCACGAAACGCGAAATCAgggaattaaataattatttataatgttgatttgttattacatttttataatttattattctcttacCAATTATTTGTGCATTTGAATCAAGacttggtaacaaaaaatctttTGTTATATCTCCAGGACCACAACCAACGTCCATACACTTTCCACATATACCCTTTAAATTTTCACTAAACTCTTCGATTATAGGCAATATTTTACACTTTTGTACTTTGTTGGATGTACTGTAGTCTCTTGGACTTCCCATCTTTGACTTTCCCCACTTCTGTGCAGCACTGTGGTTTAATGTGCAATGTGCTGCGGTGATATCTGAGCAAGCTTATATACTTCACGGTATCAAGTAGGCATGCTCAAGAATTCTTTTTATGataaactaacaataagtataggcttttctgaataaatcaaataggGAATAGTGAGAGAGGCAATCGGGGCCAcgcttattaattattaattattgattgcGCAATAATTACCACGCCTGGCTCCGATTGCCTTTCACTATCCCTTATTTGATTTAATCAGGATAGCCTATACTTACAAGCTTGTTAgtttatcaagagacacggtagtgtctcgcgccaagtatacgcggagcgagaccgaccgtgactcttttacgcgacgcgacgggttgcgagtacccgagatgttaagatctcgataacgagtgaacggatcattattattacacgcaggctgaaaaatgcattattttgtaattttcatgtatattaattttgtttacacgctgaagatgacacaaagaaagtgtcgaaacgtccGGATGGAAATCCATTGCAAGCTCTTTTGACACCATTGCAGAACTATGATGCATATTATGGAAATTCTATAGGGATGTACgcaatatcttctttttctctttctttatctcAAAAACCAGTTAAGCCATAACGTTTTCTTTCGCTTACAGAACTCATTGCAATTGTACTACGACAAATGATAAATGTCTTATCGCTGTGTGCAGCAAAATTGTCTTACGTCTAACGTGTAACGTctgtatatgaaatatctaGCGAATTCACGTACACGCACTTGTAAACAAATCTGTAAAGACATTAAAAATGCTAAACCATATTagaatttacacaaaaataatacaaaagtacaaaacaaatacaatattgaaaaaaagttttctacTTATTTTACTACAGGACCTCTGTCACACGTATACACCCATCGGTAGCGTATCGGTCACTGGTTTGACAAGTAGTGACACAAACCATAATCTATGTgcttaacccttaaatgccacacctctcaagaatctcgtaaatgacacatggggtctaaaagaccccagcatgaaaaatgtctccttactcgATATTTAggtatgaaaattattttcaatgttgttcaaggcttagaaaagagaataaaatgcttatattgttaaaatttcaatttcaacatagtataaaaaattaagtaaactgagtactgctaagtgtacaaacgggtaggtcaatcactcaactatcatcaatgggagcatgagctccatttttggggggaacatttgaaaatatatcgatgTAGAGagggtccgctggaccccgggtggcatttaagggttaaaaagCAAGTTTCTAGAACTGATAGTAGCGTAGTTATAACCAATGATCCAATGTGCCCCTTGAGCCACTGTGCCCCAAGCTCCCCTATATTtacgcaattttaatttacatcaatttttatattagttattataatttttgattcATAAATAAGTTCTGTTGTACATAATTACTGAATACAAAATATGTCCTTTCTGAGAAACCGGTATTACCCACggtatgcaattattttatctactgCAATAAGTAATTATACGTGTATCATTTATGAATCAGtacttatattgttttaacgttttttaaatataaaaatccagTTTGATAAGTTACACagatcttatttataaatcaaccCAAtactttagaaatatatataatacataaattaaattttacatttggataaatcttattataaagTTCTTTGTCAAACAATATGTAAGAAATTCTCACACACATACAATGCACATTGTGCTTATCgtgtataaaaagttttatattttaaaatttaatttcaaatgcaTCTAGATATAAGAGGATCTAGGTTATCAATCTAGATATAAGATgtggaataaattattagataattttattaattaataattatttattaatcataaGTATCTGTTAATACAATTAGtgctacaaaaattttaatgtcttctatagattttttattatatgactGCATATATGTTTATGCAATTGTTACAGACTACTATATCTTTTGTACATAAactaataactttttatataaatctaatgtaagccgtttattaatttgttgacattttcacgagtTTAATgacatattgtaatattaaacagCTTTTATCCTTgtacattattttacttatataacaATGTACGCATACgattaagtatatttttactaaaatttatgtttacataattaaagtaattatttcaaagtatgaatttacaattaattttgcaatttttttctgataagATCATCTTCTAAGAGACACGATAtatagtgtctcgcgccaaatATACGCGCAGCGAGATCACACCGTGTATCTTTACgcgattttaatttacataaatttttatatttgttattataattttttattcataaatataagttCTATTGTACATAACTACTGACAATACAAAATGTCCTTTCTAAGAATTGGTATTACCCACGGTAtgtaatcattttatttgctGCAAGTAATTTGATTTCAGATGCATATATCAATCTAGATAAAAGATGTGGAATAAATTAGtaactatttattaattaataattatttattaatcatagTATCTgataatacaaaatacaagTATCTGATGATACAAGAACTAGTGCTACAAAAATTCTGTCTtctagtttttttattatatgatatatatgtttacgcaattgttatagattattatatcttttgtgCGTAAACTACTAATGCTTTATATAAATCCAATGTAAGTTcctgattattatatattgatttatatttaatttttcttcttacatattcatttataaatgtattcttGTATTCTTCCATCAGATCTTGTGGCATGTCTTCAAGAAATGTTAAGAGGGATATTATCGAgtctgttaaaataatatacgtatgattataaaattaacgtatacataatttataataatgttttaaaattattacttcttGCATATTTTTACTATGACTTACTTAAAAACTGTCTCAATTTTTCTTCAGAATAGCTCGCCTCCCGAAGACTGCAATGGTGAATTGTAAATCCGATACTTTGAAGTAATTCTTTTAAGTCTTTGCGAGCATCGTTTGAATCTTGAAACGGAGAAATGTTTTTCATCATATcctatataaacataaaaataataattaaccaTTTATAGtgcaaaaattacaaagtaataaaacatgtaataaaaataaataatgagaaagcaaatcaaatatcaattaaaatttgaaaatatgtataccGGTATATATTGTGCGAAGCGGATGTCCCGTTCCAAAATTCTGAGAACTTCATATACATCATGAGATGCTACTATATACAAAAGTATAGTT is part of the Temnothorax longispinosus isolate EJ_2023e chromosome 12, Tlon_JGU_v1, whole genome shotgun sequence genome and encodes:
- the LOC139823372 gene encoding juvenile hormone acid O-methyltransferase-like, which produces MGSPKDYIASNKLQKSKILPIIDEFSEDLKDVRGKCMDIGCGPGDITKDFLLPNLGSDAQIIGTDISESMIKYANKTLSDEKRLHFEVLDIQTKNLPEKYISEFNHIFSFHTLQWCNDIRQAFRNIYQMLQPNGTILLYIVASHDVYEVLRILERDIRFAQYIPDMMKNISPFQDSNDARKDLKELLQSIGFTIHHCSLREASYSEEKLRQFLSTDISESMIKYANKTLSDEKRLHFEVLDIQTKNIPKKYIFEFNHIFSFHTLQWCNDIRQAFRNMYKMLRPNGTILLYIIASHDLCDVYKILERNIRFAQYIPDTMKNIFPFHGSNNARKDLKELLQSVGFTIHHCSLREASYSEEKLRQFLNSIISLLTFLEDMPQDLMEEFKNTLTCEFLKRKINYKSIYNNQELTLDLYDVLVVYAQKI
- the LOC139822726 gene encoding trypsin-1-like, with translation MPLLVSRSKLSILILITTLIISIPIEGYRFHRKIKMAPATSEFFSNSSQIRTGRFLFDEIFGIDVIDNSDSDEDRLCTCECGLSNQENRIVGGRPTLPNRYPWVARLVYDGHFHCGASLLNNDYVITAAHCVRNLKRSKIRVILGDYDQYVNTDGVAVMRAVSVVIRHRNFDMNSYNHDIALLKLRKPVKFSKKVRPICLPQPGIDPAGKEGTVVGWGRTSEGGMLPGKLQEAQVPIYSLAQCRKMKYRANRISDNMICAGRGGNDSCQGDSGGPLLVQEADRLEIAGIVSWGVGCGRPGYPGVYTRVTRYLKWIHANMREGCSCAN